A genome region from Gossypium hirsutum isolate 1008001.06 chromosome A04, Gossypium_hirsutum_v2.1, whole genome shotgun sequence includes the following:
- the LOC107903990 gene encoding ubiquitin carboxyl-terminal hydrolase 25 isoform X2 yields MGFVELQMTWQPSLLSEKRKKGPPLGLRNLGNSCYLNSVLQCLTYTPPLANFCLRSQHSSSCDASASKKPRDCPFCILEAWITRSLTLDLTLDAPSKIQSCIKIFAEHFRFGRQEDAHEFLRYVIDACHNTCLRLKKLRRQGSEGGGEAVNGNTVVKEIFGGALQSQVKCLGCGAESNKVDEIMDISLDILNSGSLKEAMHKFFQPEVLDGNNKYKCDNCKKLVAARKQLSIRQAPNILVIQLKRFEGILGAKIDRLITFEEVLVLSSFMSKASQDPQPVYNLFGTIVHSGYSPESGHYYAYIKEVLSEKVYILFFSRTNQRPGSFGTTVSSNGAKPRDSNGSEAPKILKAVQLKPVQTKLCVEQSSQKDKVGKPSSNSRVKFSISEKSGLRKLSVTSNGKVGLHKTQNIAVNGVSMDSIQTKKNERDTSSLMNRNGTDKTRKVDAVVSGNGPQVALSNGNKLDSFVVNGTRSMAVGEQIDTALNDACDNSGQKKNSECSFAISGPKRKIEVSYDFSGAKRKPEDSCDVSGAKRKYGDSSNSSGPKRKSEDSCNLSGPKRKSEDSSDNSVPTTKLKDSFNSGGNGKFRDSCDVSGLKKTENSGDFSMPVGKSCILLSQDDQSRAEVENMKEMLKNKASSVLRSSGWYVDVYNFMYSRKQSYALETGSTLSDNDLEKKLIADAKPTFIPQIPESLKEELIKLLQSFSQTKQESPDP; encoded by the exons ATGGGATTTGTCGAGTTACAAATGACTTGGCAGCCGAGTCTACTCAGTGAAAAACGAAAGAAAGGCCCTCCTTTAGGCTTAAGAAACCTCGGCAACTCGTGTTACCTCAACAGCGTTCTTCAGTGTCTCACCTACACTCCACCGCTAGCCAATTTCTGCCTCCGCTCCCAACACTCCTCCTCCTGCGACGCCTCCGCCTCCAAAAAGCCGCGCGACTGCCCTTTCTGTATCCTTGAAGCCTGGATTACACGCTCCTTAACCCTCGATCTCACCCTTGACGCGCCTTCCAAGATCCAAAGCTGTATCAAAATATTCGCCGAGCACTTCCGCTTCGGCCGACAAGAGGATGCCCACGAGTTCTTGAGGTACGTCATCGATGCTTGCCATAATACCTGTCTTCGTTTGAAGAAATTGCGGCGACAGGGAAGTGAAGGAGGAGGAGAAGCAGTGAACGGCAATACCGTAGTTAAGGAGATCTTTGGGGGTGCTTTGCAAAGTCAGGTTAAGTGTTTGGGGTGTGGTGCGGAGTCAAATAAAGTTGATGAGATTATGGATATTAGTCTTGATATTTTGAATAGTGGTTCACTTAAAGAAGCTATGCATAAGTTTTTTCAGCCTGAGGTTTTGGATGGAAATAATAAGTACAAGTGTGACAA TTGTAAGAAATTGGTGGCAGCAAGGAAGCAGCTGTCCATACGTCAAGCGCCAAATATCCTTGTTATTCAACTGAAG AGATTTGAGGGAATACTTGGTGCGAAGATTGATAGGCTCATTACGTTTGAAGAAGTTTTGGTTCTTTCAAGCTTTATGTCCAAAGCAAGCCAG GATCCACAGCCAGTGTATAACCTATTTGGTACTATTGTGCACTCAGGGTACTCACCAGAATCTGGGCATTACTATGCATATATTAAG GAGGTCTTGTCTGAGAAGGTTTATATTCTTTTCTTCTCTCGTACTAACCAGAGGCCAGGGTCTTTCGGTACCACAGTTTCTTCCAATGGAGCTAAACCACGTGATTCTAATGGAAGTGAGGCTCCCAAAATATTGAAAGCGGTTCAATTGAAACCAGTCCAAACAAAACTTTGTGTTGAACAATCTTCACAGAAGGATAAGGTTGGAAAACCATCTTCTAACTCACGTGTGAAATTCAGTATTTCTGAAAAGTCTGGTCTCAGAAAGCTTTCTGTTACGAGTAACGGAAAAGTTGGCTTACATAAGACTCAGAACATTGCCGTGAATGGAGTTTCAATGGATTCAATTCAAACGAAGAAGAATGAGAGAGACACTTCATCATTGATGAACAGGAATGGTACAGACAAAACTAGAAAAGTTGATGCTGTTGTTAGTGGAAATGGCCCACAAGTTGCGTTGTCAAATGGAAATAAATTAGATTCTTTTGTAGTTAATGGTACCAGGAGCATGGCAGTCGGAGAGCAGATTGATACTGCTCTTAATGATGCCTGTGATAACTCAGGGCAAAAGAAAAATTCAGAATGTTCTTTTGCTATTTCAGGGCCAAAGAGGAAAATAGAAGTTTCCTATGATTTTTCAGGGGCAAAGCGAAAACCAGAAGATTCTTGTGATGTCTCAGGGGCAAAGAGAAAATATGGAGATTCCTCTAATTCCTCAGGACCAAAGAGAAAATCTGAAGATTCCTGTAATTTATCAGGGCCAAAGAGAAAATCAGAGGACTCTTCCGATAACTCAGTtccaacaacaaaattaaaagactcTTTTAACTCAGGGGGCAATGGAAAATTTAGAGACTCCTGTGATGTCTCAGGGCTAAAGAAAACAGAAAACTCTGGTGATTTCTCCATGCCAGTGGGAAAATCCTGTATATTGCTTTCCCAGGATGATCAATCTCGTGCAGAAGTTGAAAATATGAAGGAAAT GCTGAAAAACAAAGCTTCTTCAGTTCTGCGATCATCTGGCTGGTACGTTGATGTTTACAATTTCATGTATTCGAGGAAGCAGTCATATGCACTGGAGACTGGAAGCACTCTGAGTGACAATGATTTGGA GAAGAAGCTGATTGCAGATGCGAAGCCAACCTTTATTCCACAAATTCCTGAGTCACTGAAAGAGGAATTAATTAAACTTCTCCAGTCTTTCAGCCAAACGAAACAAGAATCTCCGGATCCTTGA
- the LOC107903990 gene encoding ubiquitin carboxyl-terminal hydrolase 25 isoform X1, giving the protein MGFVELQMTWQPSLLSEKRKKGPPLGLRNLGNSCYLNSVLQCLTYTPPLANFCLRSQHSSSCDASASKKPRDCPFCILEAWITRSLTLDLTLDAPSKIQSCIKIFAEHFRFGRQEDAHEFLRYVIDACHNTCLRLKKLRRQGSEGGGEAVNGNTVVKEIFGGALQSQVKCLGCGAESNKVDEIMDISLDILNSGSLKEAMHKFFQPEVLDGNNKYKCDNCKKLVAARKQLSIRQAPNILVIQLKRFEGILGAKIDRLITFEEVLVLSSFMSKASQDPQPVYNLFGTIVHSGYSPESGHYYAYIKDAMGRWYCCNDSFVSLSNLQEVLSEKVYILFFSRTNQRPGSFGTTVSSNGAKPRDSNGSEAPKILKAVQLKPVQTKLCVEQSSQKDKVGKPSSNSRVKFSISEKSGLRKLSVTSNGKVGLHKTQNIAVNGVSMDSIQTKKNERDTSSLMNRNGTDKTRKVDAVVSGNGPQVALSNGNKLDSFVVNGTRSMAVGEQIDTALNDACDNSGQKKNSECSFAISGPKRKIEVSYDFSGAKRKPEDSCDVSGAKRKYGDSSNSSGPKRKSEDSCNLSGPKRKSEDSSDNSVPTTKLKDSFNSGGNGKFRDSCDVSGLKKTENSGDFSMPVGKSCILLSQDDQSRAEVENMKEMLKNKASSVLRSSGWYVDVYNFMYSRKQSYALETGSTLSDNDLEKKLIADAKPTFIPQIPESLKEELIKLLQSFSQTKQESPDP; this is encoded by the exons ATGGGATTTGTCGAGTTACAAATGACTTGGCAGCCGAGTCTACTCAGTGAAAAACGAAAGAAAGGCCCTCCTTTAGGCTTAAGAAACCTCGGCAACTCGTGTTACCTCAACAGCGTTCTTCAGTGTCTCACCTACACTCCACCGCTAGCCAATTTCTGCCTCCGCTCCCAACACTCCTCCTCCTGCGACGCCTCCGCCTCCAAAAAGCCGCGCGACTGCCCTTTCTGTATCCTTGAAGCCTGGATTACACGCTCCTTAACCCTCGATCTCACCCTTGACGCGCCTTCCAAGATCCAAAGCTGTATCAAAATATTCGCCGAGCACTTCCGCTTCGGCCGACAAGAGGATGCCCACGAGTTCTTGAGGTACGTCATCGATGCTTGCCATAATACCTGTCTTCGTTTGAAGAAATTGCGGCGACAGGGAAGTGAAGGAGGAGGAGAAGCAGTGAACGGCAATACCGTAGTTAAGGAGATCTTTGGGGGTGCTTTGCAAAGTCAGGTTAAGTGTTTGGGGTGTGGTGCGGAGTCAAATAAAGTTGATGAGATTATGGATATTAGTCTTGATATTTTGAATAGTGGTTCACTTAAAGAAGCTATGCATAAGTTTTTTCAGCCTGAGGTTTTGGATGGAAATAATAAGTACAAGTGTGACAA TTGTAAGAAATTGGTGGCAGCAAGGAAGCAGCTGTCCATACGTCAAGCGCCAAATATCCTTGTTATTCAACTGAAG AGATTTGAGGGAATACTTGGTGCGAAGATTGATAGGCTCATTACGTTTGAAGAAGTTTTGGTTCTTTCAAGCTTTATGTCCAAAGCAAGCCAG GATCCACAGCCAGTGTATAACCTATTTGGTACTATTGTGCACTCAGGGTACTCACCAGAATCTGGGCATTACTATGCATATATTAAG GATGCAATGGGCAGGTGGTATTGCTGCAATGACTCCTTTGTCTCACTTTCAAACCTGCAGGAGGTCTTGTCTGAGAAGGTTTATATTCTTTTCTTCTCTCGTACTAACCAGAGGCCAGGGTCTTTCGGTACCACAGTTTCTTCCAATGGAGCTAAACCACGTGATTCTAATGGAAGTGAGGCTCCCAAAATATTGAAAGCGGTTCAATTGAAACCAGTCCAAACAAAACTTTGTGTTGAACAATCTTCACAGAAGGATAAGGTTGGAAAACCATCTTCTAACTCACGTGTGAAATTCAGTATTTCTGAAAAGTCTGGTCTCAGAAAGCTTTCTGTTACGAGTAACGGAAAAGTTGGCTTACATAAGACTCAGAACATTGCCGTGAATGGAGTTTCAATGGATTCAATTCAAACGAAGAAGAATGAGAGAGACACTTCATCATTGATGAACAGGAATGGTACAGACAAAACTAGAAAAGTTGATGCTGTTGTTAGTGGAAATGGCCCACAAGTTGCGTTGTCAAATGGAAATAAATTAGATTCTTTTGTAGTTAATGGTACCAGGAGCATGGCAGTCGGAGAGCAGATTGATACTGCTCTTAATGATGCCTGTGATAACTCAGGGCAAAAGAAAAATTCAGAATGTTCTTTTGCTATTTCAGGGCCAAAGAGGAAAATAGAAGTTTCCTATGATTTTTCAGGGGCAAAGCGAAAACCAGAAGATTCTTGTGATGTCTCAGGGGCAAAGAGAAAATATGGAGATTCCTCTAATTCCTCAGGACCAAAGAGAAAATCTGAAGATTCCTGTAATTTATCAGGGCCAAAGAGAAAATCAGAGGACTCTTCCGATAACTCAGTtccaacaacaaaattaaaagactcTTTTAACTCAGGGGGCAATGGAAAATTTAGAGACTCCTGTGATGTCTCAGGGCTAAAGAAAACAGAAAACTCTGGTGATTTCTCCATGCCAGTGGGAAAATCCTGTATATTGCTTTCCCAGGATGATCAATCTCGTGCAGAAGTTGAAAATATGAAGGAAAT GCTGAAAAACAAAGCTTCTTCAGTTCTGCGATCATCTGGCTGGTACGTTGATGTTTACAATTTCATGTATTCGAGGAAGCAGTCATATGCACTGGAGACTGGAAGCACTCTGAGTGACAATGATTTGGA GAAGAAGCTGATTGCAGATGCGAAGCCAACCTTTATTCCACAAATTCCTGAGTCACTGAAAGAGGAATTAATTAAACTTCTCCAGTCTTTCAGCCAAACGAAACAAGAATCTCCGGATCCTTGA